The Fusobacterium necrophorum subsp. necrophorum genome has a window encoding:
- the gpmA gene encoding 2,3-diphosphoglycerate-dependent phosphoglycerate mutase: protein MKLVLVRHGQSEWNLQNRFTGWVDVDLSEMGIREAKDAGKALLSQKINLDLCFTSYQKRAIKTLQYILEELDMLYLPVLKTWKLNERHYGALQGLNKAETAKKYGEEQVHIWRRSFDIQPPAMDKEDERSARKDPKYKELKDSEIPLAESLKDTIARVLPYWNENISPEIRKGKNILIVAHGNSLRALVKHLLEISDEKIMELNLPTGKPLVFEITEELKITAVPKFFEE from the coding sequence ATGAAATTAGTATTGGTAAGACATGGACAGAGCGAATGGAATTTGCAAAATCGTTTTACAGGCTGGGTGGATGTAGATCTGTCGGAGATGGGAATTCGAGAAGCAAAAGATGCCGGAAAAGCTTTATTATCTCAGAAGATCAATTTAGACCTTTGTTTTACTTCTTATCAAAAAAGGGCGATTAAAACCTTGCAATATATTTTGGAAGAATTGGATATGCTCTATTTACCGGTGTTGAAAACTTGGAAATTAAACGAAAGACACTATGGAGCTTTGCAAGGTTTGAATAAGGCGGAAACTGCAAAAAAATATGGAGAAGAGCAGGTACATATTTGGAGACGAAGCTTTGATATTCAGCCTCCTGCCATGGACAAGGAAGATGAAAGATCTGCAAGAAAGGATCCAAAATACAAAGAGTTAAAGGATAGCGAAATTCCTTTGGCAGAAAGTTTGAAGGATACGATTGCAAGGGTGCTTCCTTATTGGAATGAGAATATTTCTCCCGAAATCCGAAAAGGAAAAAATATTTTAATCGTTGCTCATGGAAACAGCCTGCGAGCTTTGGTGAAACATTTATTGGAAATTAGTGATGAAAAAATTATGGAGCTGAATTTGCCAACAGGAAAGCCTTTGGTTTTTGAAATCACAGAAGAGTTAAAAATTACAGCAGTACCGAAGTTTTTTGAGGAATAA